DNA sequence from the Liolophura sinensis isolate JHLJ2023 chromosome 1, CUHK_Ljap_v2, whole genome shotgun sequence genome:
CCAGTTATGCGGTTGTTACACTAGCCATGTTCTACCAAACTACAGAATATATCTCGCCATATTTGTTCTACACCCTGTAGCAGCATTAATATAGTGACAGTTAACCACTACTTTACACTCGTGCACATTTTGGACTGTTACGCGCATGTGCACAGAATGAACTCAGGGAACGCAataaactgactgactgattgattcactgattgattttttggggtttaacgccatattcatgaTTTGTTTTTCGCAAATAAGGCGAAACAATCGAAGACATGAGTAAATATATCACATTTCTTTGTTGGTTCCCAAGCCTGAAGTATAAATTCAGCAAGTTAATTTTCGGTATAAAAATTCAATGTTGAGGCCACATACTATGGGGCTTAGTTGACCCCTGCAACGCATCTGATCTTGTGGACTAAAGATATGTAGGACACAATATCTCAGGCCAGACTAACACATACTTCATCTGTTCACCCTTGTTAGTTTTGGACTATTGCTTATCTCAGTTTATCGTAGTTAGAGTTGTTTTACCTCTTGAACTCGGTTTTTCTTAATGTTCTCTCTGTTGGAATAGACCTATCATAGCACAGTAATCTCACACGGGTTCCAGATGTTCCTTCGCTCTGTTATAATGCTGTTTGACAGTTCTCACGCGTTTCTGGCCTTCCGGACTAATTAAGTTGCTGACGACGGTTACATTATAACTACGGCAGCCCGTACCACCCAAATGTACAGCTGTGGAGAATGACGTTTGACATTTCGAGCAGGCGAACGAGCAAATCCCGCTTTATAGACATTGCACTATAGACTCGTCTCGTTGAGGACGGAAACCTCCACTGGTAGTTCCGTTTTTCAGCTTTGTTGAAAGGTAGTCAGTAAATGTTTCTTTCCAGGGATTTTGTAAACTCAGTgttaacagaatattatataaCGTCAAACGTAttgctatttttttctgttaacttTTTTAACATGGCGGGTTCGTCACTCACTGTCAAATCTGGAAACTCTGGCTAGCAGTATTACACTGTTCACATATGTGTACCGTATAGACTCCACTCTTCCTGTACTGCCACTATATGATGAATAAAACAAGGCCGGTCATATATAACAGAACATATTTTATACTGTGCGCAGGAAGAGTGAaatcaaaactttaaaattttctaGTGGATTTCTGCTAAATCTAGGCGCTAGAACAGACATCCGTGTATTAGCCGTCAAGCATTATGGACGTTCCGGTTCAGTAGTTTGCAAAACAACGTTGAAAACAAAACACGCAAGAACTAAGAAAGGATATATTGAACGAAATAAAAACGGATTCATCCAAGAGAGGCAGTTCAGAGTTTTCAGTGATGGCCGAATGACGCAAGGAATGGTCgaggcgaatgaattaaattaGTACCCAGGTCGTGTAtcattcttttttaaatttatttatttatttatttattaatttcattagGGTTTTActtcgtattcaagaatatttgctACTTTATAAGGTGTTGTTTATCaacatatgtatctcagttgcgctgtCATCGCAACTGTTCCTCTATCCAAAGTGGCGGTTTTATTCAGCATGACGAATATAGGGCTCATAGCCTCGGGCTAAATGGAATTAACACAATTAAGAAGCAAAATACTAACGATACTTGACACTTGACACATTTATTCtccttgtaaaatttaagaaacttgaGGTGAACGCGTTTGATGGCATATCCTTGACTcactagtttttgcagcaaAAACTTAATTGTGACATTGACTGAAAGCGTCACACCATATTCAGGATCCCATAAATTCTACAAGACGAAATATGCTCATGTCATATACAGGGCCTTTTACTATACTGTTATCCACGTAAGGATAATCCACACAGTCAAAATTAAACATATCCCTCTTATCCTGTATAAAATCTGCTTGACGGGGAATTGTTGTGGCCATTAACTGTAACACgtaacatttacacataattCTTTTATGAGttttgcatatagtcgtattcccAAGGTGGGGATAAACTTTACGGATGAAGTTGGATAAATTTTCTGCTCCATTCCAGTCAAAAAGTAACTTTACGTCGATAATATCATAAGATGTAAAATGAACTGAAACGTGTCGCGTTTCTCCATTTTAAAATACGTGTAAATAGACTTTCTTCAATAAATACAAAGGTCACTATAACTGTTCAGTGGTCTATGCACATGTAGGCATGTCATTATATGAGCACCTGGCACAGGATCTGGCCTATTATTCCCCTACCAGTATACGGACTAGGTTTCCGGACTTTTTTTTGAAAACGGTTCATCAAACTGAAATGACTCTTGGTATATGGCTTTACCATACTTACTGTTACGCTTTAAGGTTCAAGTTCGAGTTTCGGACATTTTTCCggactttctgtcaaaatggCTCATCGTTTTGAATTCAACATTGGCACATGCCTATGCCATAACAGATTACAGATTCAGTTTGTTCCCGACACCTGCGCCCAACGtagacaaaattttgttttcaattttaatagTTTCTCAGTTTTTTTCAAGATGGCTCATTGTGTTGAACTAAAACTTGATAGCTCCACCATTACAAGTTATAATTCAAGTTTGAGTGTCGGGTTGGTTTGTCCATTCCATCAATAAAGTTATGTCCAATTTTATTGCTTTGCATGGACATAGCTATTATAGCTGTTATTCCGATTTCTCAGGCTGGTAGGGAACATTTCGCAATACTTCCACAATGCCTGCTTATTTCGGGTTAAATGACCCACACAAgacttattcatttacatgacgtCGGTTAGCTTAATACATGGGTGGCGAAAACCGCAGAACTGCTCATCCGTAGACAGCTCTTCGCCAGGTACTaggcaaacctcctgacttcgagTCAGAGCCAAAAAATGGACAGCTGCATGGATTTAAGCAAGTGAccttggtcaagggcctgacactggcggggggggggggggggggggggcactcgATTGTTTAAATACCCGAATAGATTTTGATTCCTGATGTAAATTTTCCTTGATGACACTTTTTGTATATGCGGTTGTTCATTTGTAAGATCTTCTTTATCGCAGGTCAAATGCATTCAGCAGTTACACAAAACTGAATACTTATTGTATTGATTGTATTACTTTTTATTGGATTCTTTCGAAATACTCACCTTTGGCAAACATGTAATGACATCGATAAACCTATGCAAGatttaggattttttttttaattttttattttaaaaaaaattattttttatttattttttttcccttcCTACTCATGTATGCATGGTAAGAGGGACCATGTACATATCATGAAAACGTTTTACGTGTTacaaaattgaataaataatgtGTCAATAAACTAAAATTTCTGGAAACTTCCGATGTGTGACGTTTGTTGCTTGCCTTATTGAGATTCGTCTTCGCCATACGTGAATCGAAGAATAACGCAGGGAGTATTAGTAGCTTGGGTTATTTGTGCCCTGTAGCATCACTACAGCCAACTTTCCAGTCATAACCGTAGCGTTTTTCTATCGAATATATGTGATATGGAACGCAAACCCTGTTTTAGATTTGTGCCGAGCCACGTGGTAAATATAACACCGACTACACAAATAGGCGAGAAAATACAACTGGCTTCTTATTTATATTTACGGAAAAAAACACTAGGACGTGTTATCAGCGTCCACATGTGTTACAGAAAGTGAATGGAATTTAAGCCGCTCGCTTCTCAGCAGTACCGGTTTTAATTCCTATATTCTGCTAGGAGCACGTTTGTTACGCTGTATACTGTTGTCAGTGTTTGCCATTGTACAATCGTAAAAATCATACAACAGAAAAGTTCAAATCAAATCTATATTTACGCATGGGTAACCAGGGATGAGGTGCCATACGTCGATAGCTTTAAAGTTATGTCGGGGCCTCCGtcgctcagtcggttagcacgctagcgcagcgttatgacccaggagtctctcaccaatgcggtcgctgtgagttcaagtccagctcatgctggcttcctctccggccgtatgtgggaaggtctttcagcaacctgcggatggtcgtgggtttccccgcactctgcccggtttcctcccaccataatgctggccgccgtcgtataagtgaaatattcttgagtacggcgtaaaacaccaatcaaataaataaaatcaaattaaagttATGTCAATTGCTGGATGACCGCAGAAAATGGATTTAGAAACGgatgtgtttattttcattcaaactGGCGTTGGGCTGTACCCATGATACCTGATGATTCTCCCTTGGAGAGATGCCACTAACCTCACGGCAGACCAACAAGAGGTCCAATATGAAGCTTAACCGTAAACTTTAACGCTTACAGTTCTCGCAAAATTTGTTAATATGTTTGTCCGTTTTTTTAATACAAGATTATGACAGTTTCTtaagtgaaaataattcataaacTATTTTTATATGTCTTAATCAATGTCTAACGTAATTTTTTTAGGGAAAATATCCGTCGATTAAATCTTCCATTGTTTTCAGAACGTCGCATAGTCACATAGTTTATTCGAAAGTTATTGAAACCTTGGTTGTAGAATGGTCCTTGTGTATCTGAATATAAAAACCATATGTAACTAGAACGCACTCCGATAGCATGAATACGTCGGCTACAGTTAGATCTAAATAGGTGCACGACAAGCTCCTAGGAAGTAACAGTTCTCTGCTAGAGTCTATTAACCTATCTCCTACATTCAGCTTTCTGTACCCGCTACCAGAActgccttcagtcagtgacgcgtaacaacacaagctttaCTCGTGGACATGTAAGCCCATATATATTGTGGTACAAAAAATGAagttggaacagttttttctaattcataatgttaaattgcATAAACTCGTCGTCGATGTCAAGAACTGATTGTCTCGAGTTACGtcattgttatttaaaaaaaaacagtggcatgttGGGTGTTGGACGGAGTGCACCCTCAACTGCCTAAACTGCTATTGACTTTATTCTAAGCCCTGCTTCTGGTactgccatatttgacattgttttcacgttttagtatgatataaccttcataaatgaatttattatatTCCTTGTAGTATATGAcctcacggcagtatggttttagagctTGATGTAAGGAAACTGTTATAAAAAATCAAAGTAATTTGTTCGCTAAGACTGTAGAGTAGGCTGAGTTATTGCGTAGAGCTTGTTCGCTGAGACAGTAGAGTAAGCTGTGTTACTGCGTAGAGTTTGTTCGCTGATACAGAAAAGTAGGTTGTATTTCTGCGTGGAGTTTGCTCTAACCGCATGTTAATTGGTGCAGctatttgtaaaacaaattcctCTCCGCGCCCATTGCCAAGCATGCCgcatgtttttaataattacgACGCCATATGAGACAATGAATTCTTGTCGTCGAAACTCTGCTTTTGTAGATTAACATTATGAatcagaaaaagtgttctaagtTCATTTTTTGCTTTGCAAATATATAAACTTTCAACACAtggatgtgtagagcttgtgttgttacatatGACTGACTAAAAGCACTTTTTTGTAGCGAGATTTTACAGATTttagacagctgaatataggcgaatGACCAAAAGAAATAGACACACGTAAATAGTATAACAAGCGCGAATCAAGACAAATAATTCATCAGCGACTGCAGATTTCCCTATAGCTGGAAGTAAATTAAAACCACATGGGGCCTCCATGTTCAGGAACTCTTCACCAATCCAGATAATCTGATTATGTGCATTGGCACGATCCCTATACGTGAGCTTAGACCATCACTTCATACaatctaagaaaaaaaatgtccatatCACGTCACTTTGCGTGGATTTTGTAATGTATGGATATCACtctgatgtgttttattttacagttttgaCCCACGtagttgaaaaagaaacagatacTGAACTCGACGAAAAGGTAACGTTTCTTAATTAACTTATCATCTCTATTTGAAAGGCGTGAAGTTACACTTGATTCACTTTTCCTGACAACTGTATTTCGTACATGGCCATGTTAGTCATTTTGCCTGATCCTGAGAATTCTTACACTACAGTGATTTGAGGTTTGTGTAGAAGGTAGAATATGTCTATGAAATTTTATTATGGAAATTTAACATACTATCCTGTATATACAAATTTAGTTTGCCCTAAATGGTGCAAATAAAATAGAACACCAAGAACTGAAAAGTATAGTAAAAGCATAGAGACTGCTCAGGAGGTATCTTACCTGACAAAAGCCCAATTAATCGCCATGATGATTTGCTAATATCTCATAGGTCAACTGAAATTAATACTTATATTTATTAcaactgtttcttttttcagttgcCTCAGCCTTTTAAGCAGAGGCGTCTTCTTCTGAACAGAAAATGTCGGCAGCTGTTCACCAAGAGTGCACGTCGCATCATCTGGGAGCATTTTCCTCATGAACAGATGATCACTGACGCGAACAGAAACTTTGCCTATTGCTCAGTGGAAAAAGCGGGGTCGACATTTTGGAAATCCATCTTCGCAAAGTTAGAGGGCAAAATGTTGCCGGATACAACAGAAATTCCCATTGATGTGAAAACTAAAGACGAGATCCACGGAATTTTTCTTTATAAGCTCAAAAACTACTCTCAGCAACGAGCTATGGAATTCCTAAAGCACGCTCGCCTCATGCTCTTTGTCCGAGATCCATATATTCGACTCACTTCTGCTTATATGGATAAGCTGTTTTCGCCCAACCATTTCTACTGGGCTCAGATCGGCAAACTGATTGTGTCCAGAGTAAGGCGAAACCCAACAAAGCATTCCCAGAAGTGTGGTCATGACGTAACGTTTAACGAGTTTTTACAGTATTTCGTGTTATCCGAAACGCGAAGGTCTGTACCTTCCGATCATCATTGGAAGCCTATATGGAGGATGTGCCAGCCATGTGCTTTGTCTTACAGATACATAGGCAAACTGGAAACATTCACAAGCGATGCCGAGCAAATCCTTGCCATGTTGTCCGCGAACAATActgtgttcttgcatgacgtcagcAGACGTGACGCCATCGTACGTGACGTCAGCCAGTACGTCATGTCCGTCTTGCAACACTTAGaagaatacaaaaaatgtttgaCGCTACCAGAAATTTTACAACGACTGTGGgcgttatttatttttaagggTTACTTTAAAGGAACAGAACCTTTTGTTTCACCTAATATATCCAAGAAAGATGTGTCCGTGAATTTGGAAACTTCACTGATTCACCAATTCCTGAATATGACCATTCTCAAGATTAAAAAGACAGTGAATGCTAACTCACTGGATTCCAGGCGAAACAAGATTTCCAGAGAAATGTTTAGAACCGTATCAACGTCTCTGTGTACTGACgtacaacgactggttcacCCAGACTCTGTGTTGTTTGGATATAACAAAAATACTGACATCTGTTCTCAAGATGGTGCGACTTCCCCTGTATCTTCAATAGATCCGAACTGGGTCTGATAACGGCTAATTCTGTAAgcttataaaatatttcatatgcaaaatgttttaaacacttATATGTAATAAAGTAAAGCATGTAAAAGTATTCAAGAAGGAGAGTAAGATTTATGACAAAATGAAGGCTATTCTTGGTtattgatattttcattttgtttgttttcttggctCTAATATAGGTCCTTCTCTTGACGTACACGTATGTCGATTTACcatgatattttcttttaaaagcaGGTAATTTACTAACAATTAGGACTTTCCCAGTTTAACTGGTGGATCCTCGATTTCTCAGTTTTTGGTGCCGTCGATTTTCCGACAGTTTTTCGAAAGTTCAAAGGTCTTTATAGTTACGCCGTTAATCAACAAAGACATGATGAAGTACACTTCTATGTTTTTGTAACTGAGTTATTAACCGGTTTCTACACCAGAGGTTATGCCAATGGTTCATGACTCAGGCCAAAGTTCTTTAGTTAGTCGTTCAGCCCCACTGAAATAGATAAGAATGCTTCCAATTTTATCTGTGTCTGACTTATTACTACGTTATATTATACTGGAGCTTTTACCAGTGCTTCTACTCGTTAAAATATAGACGCAGTTTCAGTAGCAAATGTTGGCATCACATCCTGATGGTAGaatttgtatttataaaatTGTATCATTCAGCACAATCGTAACGTGTGTATTATCAGACACACGCTACCGCATGTGACAGAGAGCATTGTTTTATCTAAATGTTATGCgaataacataaataatgtatatagtTCAAACTGAACGCTGCGTCGTTCTATGCATCCCATTCTACTCTTGCATCAGCTTATGACATTGCGATTTAGAAAACTTTTAATACCTGTAGTCCATTAATGAGAATTGCACGAATCGATGAAAACATTCAGTCCAGAAGGCGTGTCTTCATGGATGAAATCAAATATATCCGCGTCATCCATGTGTTAATATCAACACGATATGTCCACAACTGGCGAAGTGCGATCCAAGAATAGGCAGCATGCGTACCGTGGATGAAACTTTGTCTCCACTGGTCCACAGAGGCGATAGGCACATACCAAATACTCCTGGATGATCGTTAAAATTACAACCAATGAACTACTATATTTAGCAGGATATATAACGGGCTGTTTAAACTTTTGTTAATCGTTGACGAAAATGAATAATCAGCCCGTGAGAAATCATTATCTTTAACCAGCACCATTACTGTCAGAAAACACTAGCCCTTAACACTACACCGAGttattactgaaaaacaaattgtgcACCCACTACAACTCACGACGACGTAAGCAACTATATTCAGTCATTTTTGTATGATTTCTATACGTACTT
Encoded proteins:
- the LOC135461277 gene encoding carbohydrate sulfotransferase 8-like, producing MVRLKKFFMAGSGLVLFAMAGVYFMGSTQRPIRTTVLTHVVEKETDTELDEKLPQPFKQRRLLLNRKCRQLFTKSARRIIWEHFPHEQMITDANRNFAYCSVEKAGSTFWKSIFAKLEGKMLPDTTEIPIDVKTKDEIHGIFLYKLKNYSQQRAMEFLKHARLMLFVRDPYIRLTSAYMDKLFSPNHFYWAQIGKLIVSRVRRNPTKHSQKCGHDVTFNEFLQYFVLSETRRSVPSDHHWKPIWRMCQPCALSYRYIGKLETFTSDAEQILAMLSANNTVFLHDVSRRDAIVRDVSQYVMSVLQHLEEYKKCLTLPEILQRLWALFIFKGYFKGTEPFVSPNISKKDVSVNLETSLIHQFLNMTILKIKKTVNANSLDSRRNKISREMFRTVSTSLCTDVQRLVHPDSVLFGYNKNTDICSQDGATSPVSSIDPNWV